From Paenibacillus sp. V4I7, one genomic window encodes:
- a CDS encoding DUF3221 domain-containing protein has protein sequence MKKLVLGVALTLAVCVFSGCSASSEAEKGNYIIAKEEQRILVAKQISKKDAESKTFATFKKSNIELVYYIVEDSQLYNELRVGEKVNVTPKTNDKGEYIVMQSDPPQIVASEIERQKD, from the coding sequence TTAGGCGTAGCCTTAACACTTGCCGTATGTGTATTTAGTGGTTGTAGTGCTTCGTCTGAAGCTGAAAAGGGGAATTACATTATTGCAAAGGAAGAGCAAAGAATCTTAGTGGCGAAGCAAATTTCTAAGAAGGATGCAGAAAGTAAGACCTTTGCTACCTTCAAAAAGAGTAATATCGAATTAGTCTATTATATTGTAGAAGATTCCCAACTCTACAACGAGCTTAGGGTAGGCGAAAAAGTTAATGTAACTCCTAAAACAAATGACAAAGGCGAATATATTGTAATGCAATCCGATCCCCCTCAAATTGTAGCTAGTGAAATAGAAAGACAAAAGGATTGA
- a CDS encoding DUF3221 domain-containing protein — translation MRKFILGLSLGLAIACSTVIFASDTIQALLFPASFEINGSNIGLNNDYKVLNVDGHAYVPIRFIAENLGATIDYDAESEKIFVKNKILDLTDPDYKDISVGNLILTKDGNNTKVTGQLKMAGVGSSKNKIEAKLAFYNDKSEKIGDIAISGNDFGVESQTFVSEGAGDFRAYSAVNLRIGAVNDHIISELPSILYENTKYNFTLKLPKTWEGRYEVEEKVIESEGFRADNYNFIDKANKGYGGVVFTITVWTKEDWLKNGPSLIGVGQIYKIGEDGDKVFTLAPPGDVEYNPHDEMLKAEFFSMYDHINTIKTTFKLTPAPSLVGYITKLENQRALVVSPISREINQTRKEFYDAIWVSNMPQDVEVGQYVHVWLEGAIATSYPGQGKASKVTITKIQKPEKAILSQDEVIRKALLNKDISSIYNFVINEVVYDENSDVWTIRYKSAIITDSSIEEHIIQVPDK, via the coding sequence TTGAGAAAATTTATATTGGGATTGAGTTTAGGTTTAGCTATTGCCTGTTCAACTGTTATTTTCGCATCGGATACTATTCAAGCGTTATTATTTCCAGCGAGTTTTGAAATTAATGGTAGTAATATTGGATTAAACAATGATTACAAGGTACTGAATGTGGATGGACATGCATATGTACCCATTCGCTTTATAGCTGAAAATTTGGGAGCAACCATCGATTATGATGCGGAATCAGAAAAGATTTTTGTCAAAAATAAAATTCTAGACTTAACAGATCCAGATTACAAAGATATATCTGTTGGTAATTTAATATTAACTAAAGATGGTAATAACACAAAAGTTACGGGGCAATTGAAAATGGCAGGTGTAGGAAGCTCAAAAAATAAAATAGAAGCTAAATTAGCCTTTTATAATGATAAAAGTGAGAAAATTGGCGATATTGCAATAAGCGGAAATGACTTTGGGGTAGAATCTCAAACGTTCGTATCTGAGGGTGCAGGTGACTTCAGAGCCTATTCAGCGGTTAATCTTCGAATAGGTGCAGTAAATGATCATATTATTAGTGAATTACCAAGCATTCTTTATGAAAACACGAAATATAATTTCACTCTTAAACTACCCAAAACTTGGGAGGGAAGATATGAAGTTGAAGAAAAGGTAATCGAAAGTGAAGGTTTCCGTGCTGATAATTATAATTTTATTGATAAAGCAAATAAAGGGTATGGTGGAGTTGTTTTCACGATCACAGTATGGACAAAAGAGGATTGGCTTAAAAACGGTCCATCACTAATCGGGGTGGGTCAAATATATAAAATAGGTGAAGATGGGGATAAAGTGTTCACATTAGCTCCACCAGGAGATGTTGAATACAATCCTCACGATGAGATGTTAAAAGCAGAATTCTTTTCAATGTACGACCACATAAACACAATAAAAACCACTTTTAAGCTCACCCCTGCACCCAGTCTTGTGGGTTATATTACCAAGCTTGAAAATCAAAGAGCTTTAGTGGTTAGTCCGATAAGTAGAGAGATAAATCAAACGAGAAAAGAGTTCTACGATGCAATATGGGTTTCAAATATGCCCCAAGATGTAGAAGTTGGACAATACGTTCATGTATGGCTTGAAGGTGCCATAGCTACGTCATACCCTGGTCAAGGAAAAGCATCGAAGGTCACCATAACCAAAATACAAAAACCTGAAAAAGCAATCCTGTCTCAAGACGAAGTAATACGCAAAGCCCTCTTAAACAAAGATATTTCAAGTATCTACAACTTTGTTATCAATGAAGTAGTTTATGATGAAAATTCAGATGTTTGGACTATTCGATACAAAAGTGCAATTATTACGGATAGTTCAATTGAAGAACATATTATACAAGTTCCAGATAAATAA
- a CDS encoding helix-turn-helix domain-containing protein yields the protein MALKGQKFKHYPESLKMEAIRLHTVEGWSQRSIAIHLGVQDKDRIKVWVRKYREVGDTAFKDGRGDPKRTETEQERELRRLQLEVDVLKKWLQILNQEVHTVSTSLSTK from the coding sequence ATGGCTTTGAAAGGGCAAAAGTTTAAGCATTATCCTGAATCACTTAAGATGGAGGCAATTCGTCTTCACACGGTGGAGGGCTGGAGTCAGAGGTCCATTGCTATTCATTTGGGAGTTCAGGATAAAGATCGAATTAAGGTATGGGTGAGGAAGTATCGGGAAGTTGGAGACACCGCATTTAAGGATGGTCGGGGAGATCCAAAACGAACGGAGACCGAACAAGAGCGCGAACTCCGTAGGCTACAATTGGAGGTAGACGTGCTAAAAAAGTGGTTACAAATCTTGAATCAGGAGGTGCATACTGTAAGCACATCGTTGTCGACCAAATGA
- a CDS encoding IS3 family transposase, protein MKNRQSIKGLCQYLGISRSGYYSYLKRSNHDPDEDLKLQITAIFERRNKTVGYRRVQDEMYRQHGLVVNHKKVLRLMQELGIQAVIRRKYVHRTSQQAAVEDGRIAENLLQRNFNADAPNLKWVTDVTQYRVLDERIYLSAVKDLWNNEIIAYHISRNNDNPLVLETFKKAFKKHKDVTGLIIHSDQGSQYTSHAYHDMLPQVGAQISMSRRGNCYDNASIESFFSHLKVEALYPYDIRSIDEAQRRIEEFIQFYNEDRAQRKLNKLTPVEYRRQLVA, encoded by the coding sequence ATGAAGAACAGACAAAGCATAAAAGGATTATGCCAATACCTTGGCATCAGTCGTAGTGGATACTATAGCTATCTGAAAAGAAGCAACCATGATCCTGACGAAGATCTGAAACTGCAAATTACAGCCATATTCGAACGGCGTAACAAGACTGTCGGCTACCGACGCGTACAGGATGAGATGTACCGCCAGCATGGCCTTGTGGTTAATCACAAGAAGGTATTGCGTTTAATGCAGGAGCTGGGCATTCAGGCTGTTATCCGCCGCAAATATGTTCACCGTACAAGTCAGCAAGCAGCCGTAGAGGATGGCCGAATCGCAGAGAATCTGTTACAACGGAATTTCAATGCAGACGCCCCCAATCTAAAATGGGTAACCGACGTAACCCAGTATCGGGTATTGGATGAAAGAATCTATCTGTCAGCCGTTAAGGATCTCTGGAATAACGAAATCATTGCCTACCATATAAGTAGGAACAACGACAATCCACTTGTTCTAGAGACCTTTAAGAAGGCATTCAAAAAACATAAAGACGTGACTGGATTGATCATTCACAGTGATCAAGGAAGCCAGTACACGTCTCATGCTTATCACGACATGCTGCCACAGGTTGGAGCCCAAATCAGCATGTCACGCCGAGGAAATTGTTATGACAACGCCTCGATAGAAAGCTTCTTCTCTCATCTTAAAGTCGAAGCACTCTATCCCTATGATATACGATCTATTGATGAGGCACAAAGGCGAATCGAGGAATTTATCCAATTTTACAATGAAGATCGTGCTCAACGAAAACTAAACAAGCTGACACCGGTTGAATACCGGCGCCAGCTTGTTGCATAG
- a CDS encoding Ig-like domain-containing protein yields MRTKVTKRITVLTLIFIVILSLFSSLASASPEKSVKAEGKTIVSLVLAAPRITFIDEGEERPIALKALYSDGSMEDVTNLAKWESRDPSIAKVENGVLKGISPGDVSLRVTYSTFPQINFFASIRDVPENVTALLLSAGKLRLETSDKPVQVFAFTRDPESRQVTSLGSWTTTDRNVATVSKDGLITPVGIGQAYIYFKYDKLVDAVLVNVVKPEKLVIDEPAVEILPGANWPVQLTEVFNNGESENVNPSEVKWTVEDSSIATVTDSGLIIGGKTGKTIVTASYRSDVLPPVKIEVTVTNKLTTPRVIGLAASPSNLSIGVGDEAPIAITAIYSDGSTEDVTASVQLYSDNFYVASVQQNFGGTSKVIGQLSGATVLHAIYANGRHTVDIPVAVADKDGQKKAPTPESISVTPNIKNMVVHQQQQLEVKASYTDKSVVKSTPSAVYKSSNPDVVKVNKDGLLTAVGTGTAIITVDSSGYSKQVPIVVSKEPSKDLVNKIVDLIPSETNISFRLAEGMHSFSVKAKYQDGSTTDVTSDSRFTSLDPSIVTVKNGVLTAVAPGTTQVLINHGTSTEILKVSILSENNASTGDLKIESLLVSSLDVIVQKDKLYPVHVLAQYNDGTQKEITKSIQWISEDPNVAGVTDGKFTGKKIGKTKVSATIEGFPSIQIPVKVTEKEGPVNLVGITKNILGMLIQPEAGAPVDVDAFAEYTDHNIVQVDTDGKWESSDEKVATVDQNGVIRWVGPGEAYIYFNYGGLRDSVWVRNTKPVALTSFPRNVMLEPNKSTDVSIIAFFGHPGRDGNCDCFDVTSLVKWTVADESVATISADGHIIAHAVGKTTITATVFGMSTTINVEVVAKYPTFTLGISSSPGYIVNSAGSTSEIVINAMSSDGTVKVVTADVTWSTSNPEVAEVTADHKIVAKSEGAAVIFAEYDGFKIIIPVVVKPK; encoded by the coding sequence ATGAGAACAAAGGTAACAAAGCGAATTACAGTATTAACTCTCATCTTTATAGTAATCCTGTCTCTATTTAGTAGTTTGGCTTCTGCCTCGCCTGAAAAGTCAGTAAAGGCAGAAGGGAAAACAATTGTATCGCTCGTTTTAGCTGCACCTAGAATTACATTCATAGATGAAGGGGAAGAGCGTCCTATCGCTTTGAAAGCACTTTATAGCGATGGTTCGATGGAAGACGTAACTAATTTAGCTAAATGGGAATCAAGAGATCCGTCGATTGCAAAGGTTGAAAATGGCGTATTAAAAGGGATATCACCAGGTGATGTTTCATTGAGAGTAACCTACTCAACTTTCCCACAGATAAACTTCTTTGCTTCTATAAGAGATGTTCCAGAAAATGTAACGGCGCTTCTACTTTCGGCTGGCAAGTTGAGGTTAGAAACCTCTGATAAGCCGGTTCAAGTATTTGCCTTTACAAGGGACCCCGAGAGTAGACAGGTTACTTCTTTAGGAAGTTGGACAACGACAGATCGTAATGTTGCTACAGTTAGTAAAGATGGTCTGATTACCCCAGTTGGAATAGGCCAAGCATATATATATTTTAAATACGATAAATTGGTTGATGCTGTACTTGTTAATGTTGTTAAGCCGGAGAAGCTTGTAATTGATGAACCTGCTGTTGAAATTTTGCCAGGTGCAAATTGGCCGGTTCAATTAACCGAAGTATTCAATAACGGAGAGTCAGAGAATGTAAATCCAAGTGAAGTGAAGTGGACTGTCGAAGATAGCAGCATTGCAACGGTAACGGATTCAGGATTAATCATAGGAGGTAAGACAGGTAAAACAATTGTGACAGCTTCCTATCGATCAGATGTTCTTCCTCCAGTTAAAATTGAGGTTACTGTCACCAATAAGCTTACTACTCCAAGAGTTATTGGTTTGGCTGCTTCTCCATCAAACCTCTCCATAGGTGTAGGTGATGAAGCGCCAATTGCAATAACAGCGATTTACAGTGATGGGAGCACGGAGGATGTCACAGCTTCCGTTCAATTGTACTCCGACAATTTCTACGTAGCTTCAGTTCAGCAAAATTTTGGTGGTACATCAAAGGTTATTGGTCAATTGAGTGGCGCAACCGTTTTGCATGCTATCTATGCTAATGGTCGTCACACTGTAGATATCCCGGTGGCTGTCGCGGATAAAGACGGTCAGAAGAAGGCTCCAACCCCTGAATCGATTTCTGTTACACCAAATATAAAAAATATGGTGGTACATCAACAGCAGCAATTGGAGGTAAAAGCGAGCTATACGGACAAATCTGTTGTAAAGTCGACTCCATCTGCGGTTTATAAATCATCTAATCCTGATGTTGTTAAAGTGAATAAGGATGGCCTACTTACTGCTGTAGGTACTGGTACAGCCATAATTACCGTAGATAGCTCCGGTTACTCAAAGCAGGTTCCTATTGTCGTTTCAAAAGAACCTTCTAAAGATTTAGTGAATAAAATTGTTGATCTGATTCCTAGTGAAACTAACATCTCCTTTCGGTTAGCCGAGGGCATGCATTCGTTTTCTGTAAAAGCAAAATATCAAGATGGTTCAACAACTGACGTCACTTCAGATTCAAGATTCACATCACTAGACCCAAGCATTGTTACAGTTAAGAATGGTGTTCTTACAGCCGTTGCACCAGGTACAACTCAGGTCCTTATCAATCACGGGACAAGCACCGAAATCTTGAAGGTTTCAATCCTTTCTGAAAATAATGCATCTACGGGGGATTTAAAAATAGAATCATTGCTTGTATCCTCATTGGATGTTATTGTTCAAAAAGATAAGCTTTATCCCGTACATGTTTTAGCCCAATACAATGATGGAACTCAAAAAGAGATTACGAAGTCAATCCAGTGGATTTCAGAGGATCCTAATGTTGCTGGTGTTACAGACGGGAAATTTACTGGAAAGAAAATTGGTAAAACGAAAGTTAGTGCAACAATTGAAGGTTTCCCTTCTATTCAAATTCCAGTAAAAGTAACAGAAAAAGAGGGACCAGTTAATTTAGTCGGAATCACTAAAAACATACTGGGAATGCTAATACAGCCTGAGGCAGGAGCTCCTGTAGATGTGGACGCCTTTGCGGAATATACAGATCATAATATAGTTCAGGTTGATACTGATGGGAAGTGGGAATCTTCCGATGAGAAAGTAGCAACTGTTGATCAGAACGGGGTCATTAGATGGGTCGGCCCTGGTGAAGCATACATCTATTTCAATTATGGAGGTTTGAGAGATTCTGTTTGGGTAAGAAACACAAAGCCTGTAGCTTTAACGTCATTTCCCCGCAATGTGATGTTAGAACCTAATAAGTCGACGGACGTGTCTATAATTGCTTTCTTTGGTCATCCGGGCAGAGATGGTAATTGTGATTGTTTTGATGTTACTAGCCTAGTAAAATGGACGGTGGCGGACGAATCGGTTGCAACGATTTCTGCTGATGGACATATCATCGCTCACGCTGTTGGAAAAACGACGATAACTGCTACTGTTTTTGGTATGTCAACGACAATTAATGTTGAAGTCGTAGCAAAGTATCCTACATTTACATTGGGGATAAGCTCTTCGCCGGGTTATATCGTAAATTCAGCAGGCTCAACAAGTGAGATAGTCATTAATGCAATGTCTAGCGATGGAACGGTAAAAGTCGTTACGGCTGATGTCACATGGAGTACGTCTAATCCGGAAGTAGCTGAAGTGACCGCTGATCATAAGATCGTAGCGAAATCAGAAGGAGCAGCTGTGATATTTGCGGAATATGATGGATTTAAAATAATTATTCCTGTTGTAGTAAAACCTAAATAA
- a CDS encoding YdeI family protein, whose amino-acid sequence MVKKSSDLPVISFADPLSFESWLDDNCDTSPGIRLHIAKKNSGVVTVSYNEALEVALCYGWVDSQKEAFDEKTWLQRFTPRGAKSIWSKVNKEKAEQLITNGRMKTSGYKAIEEAQKNGNWDKAYESQSIAQLPEDFAIELERNAEAKAFYDTLDRQNKYAIVFRIHNAKKQETRDKRIRQFIQMLEKGEKIYPSSS is encoded by the coding sequence GTGGTAAAAAAATCGAGTGACTTGCCGGTTATTTCCTTTGCCGATCCGTTGTCTTTTGAGAGTTGGCTCGACGATAATTGTGATACCTCACCCGGCATCCGATTACATATTGCGAAAAAGAATTCCGGCGTCGTAACGGTTTCCTATAACGAAGCGCTCGAGGTTGCCTTATGTTACGGATGGGTCGACAGTCAGAAAGAAGCGTTCGATGAGAAAACATGGCTGCAGCGGTTCACTCCGCGCGGGGCCAAGAGCATCTGGTCGAAAGTCAATAAAGAAAAAGCGGAACAGCTGATCACAAACGGGCGAATGAAGACTTCCGGATATAAGGCAATTGAAGAGGCCCAAAAGAATGGGAACTGGGATAAGGCCTACGAATCGCAAAGCATCGCCCAGCTGCCTGAGGACTTCGCAATCGAATTGGAGCGCAATGCCGAGGCTAAGGCGTTCTATGATACGCTCGACAGACAAAATAAATACGCAATCGTATTTCGAATTCACAACGCCAAAAAACAAGAAACCCGAGATAAGCGGATCCGGCAGTTCATCCAAATGTTGGAGAAAGGCGAAAAAATTTATCCTTCATCCTCTTAA
- the yjcZ gene encoding sporulation protein YjcZ has protein sequence MGELGYGGAGYHHHVGYGDVGHHHHHGHHHHVGYGMGNNVAFILVLFILLVIITSTFAW, from the coding sequence ATGGGAGAATTAGGTTATGGTGGTGCAGGTTATCATCATCATGTAGGTTATGGTGACGTAGGTCATCATCATCATCATGGTCATCATCATCATGTAGGTTATGGTATGGGCAACAATGTAGCATTTATCTTAGTTCTTTTTATTCTTTTGGTAATCATCACATCAACCTTTGCATGGTAA